The following coding sequences lie in one Nitratireductor mangrovi genomic window:
- a CDS encoding phosphomannomutase/phosphoglucomutase, producing the protein MMKPLAAAKPNTFAFETSAVVKATGFREYDARWWFGHPASDKEPEINLIGIQHLGMGIGTLIQRLGAGPDIVVGHDFRSYSLAIKLALVSGLQAAGARVKDIGLALSPMAYFAQFALDAPSVAMVTASHNENGWTGVKMGAARPLTFGPDEMNALKDIVLGGDFDLAGGGSYSFVPDFRDRYVADLVDGVRIGRKLKVVAACGNGTAGAFAPEVLKRIGCEMVELDCELDHSFPRYNPNPEDMKMLHAIRDEVLRTGADVGFGFDGDGDRCGVVDNEGNEIFADKVGVMLARDISSEHPGSRFVVDVKSTGLFKTDAALKANGAETDYWKTGHSHIKRRVKELDAIAGFEKSGHFFFNPPIGRGYDDGLVTAIAICHMLDRNPQKTMADLYRDLPHTFGSPTMSPHCADEEKYGIVDEIVASLQELSKGGGEFAGQPIADLVTVNGVRVTNEDGTWGLIRASSNKPELVVVVESPVSDERKRQMFEALDAVLRKHPQVGEYNQTL; encoded by the coding sequence ATGATGAAACCGCTCGCCGCCGCGAAACCCAACACCTTTGCCTTCGAAACCAGCGCCGTCGTGAAGGCGACCGGCTTTCGCGAATATGACGCGAGATGGTGGTTCGGGCATCCGGCGTCGGACAAGGAGCCGGAGATCAACCTGATCGGCATCCAGCACCTCGGCATGGGGATCGGCACGCTGATCCAGCGGCTCGGTGCCGGGCCCGACATCGTCGTCGGCCATGATTTCCGCTCCTATTCGCTGGCGATCAAGCTGGCTCTCGTCTCCGGCCTGCAGGCGGCGGGCGCGCGCGTCAAGGATATCGGGCTGGCGCTGTCGCCAATGGCCTATTTCGCGCAGTTCGCGCTCGACGCGCCGTCGGTGGCGATGGTGACGGCCTCTCACAACGAAAACGGCTGGACCGGGGTGAAGATGGGCGCGGCGCGGCCGCTGACCTTCGGGCCGGACGAGATGAACGCGCTGAAGGATATCGTGCTCGGCGGCGATTTCGATCTGGCCGGCGGCGGCAGCTACAGCTTCGTGCCCGATTTCCGCGACCGGTATGTCGCCGACCTGGTCGATGGCGTGCGGATCGGGCGCAAGCTCAAGGTGGTCGCCGCCTGCGGCAATGGCACCGCCGGCGCCTTCGCGCCGGAGGTGCTCAAGCGCATCGGGTGCGAGATGGTCGAACTCGACTGCGAACTCGACCATTCCTTCCCGCGCTACAACCCCAACCCCGAAGACATGAAGATGCTGCACGCCATTCGCGACGAGGTGCTGCGCACCGGCGCCGATGTCGGGTTCGGCTTCGACGGTGACGGCGACCGCTGCGGCGTGGTCGACAACGAGGGCAACGAAATCTTCGCCGACAAGGTCGGCGTCATGCTCGCGCGCGACATATCGAGCGAGCATCCGGGTTCCCGTTTCGTCGTCGACGTCAAATCGACCGGGCTGTTCAAGACAGATGCGGCGCTGAAGGCCAACGGCGCCGAAACCGACTACTGGAAGACCGGGCATTCGCACATCAAACGCCGCGTCAAGGAACTGGACGCCATCGCCGGATTCGAGAAGTCCGGCCATTTCTTCTTTAATCCGCCGATAGGCCGCGGCTACGACGACGGGCTCGTGACCGCCATCGCCATCTGCCACATGCTCGACCGCAACCCGCAAAAGACGATGGCCGACCTCTATCGCGACCTGCCGCACACCTTCGGCTCGCCGACCATGTCGCCGCACTGCGCCGACGAGGAAAAATACGGGATCGTCGATGAGATCGTCGCTTCGCTGCAGGAACTCAGCAAGGGTGGCGGCGAATTCGCCGGCCAGCCGATCGCCGATCTGGTCACGGTCAACGGCGTTCGGGTCACCAACGAGGACGGCACCTGGGGCCTGATCCGCGCTTCCTCGAACAAGCCGGAGCTTGTCGTTGTCGTCGAAAGTCCGGTCTCGGACGAGCGCAAGCGTCAGATGTTCGAAGCCCTCGACGCCGTGCTGCGCAAGCATCCGCAAGTCGGCGAATACAACCAGACGCTCTGA
- a CDS encoding AGE family epimerase/isomerase, translating into MAARIVSYVMSGGVGSRLWPLSREDNPKQFHDLSGGGSMLAQTLRRLKAGGDGAWPVYLIGSERHAERLRNDLVDIELSGGRAIFEPVGRNTAAAVAVAALQTLAAHGDELVLVVPSDHAITTDADFWATVEAGADAAAAGRLVVFGVKPDHPETGYGYIEVAASEGTASDVLRFVEKPDLETARSYLEAGNFFWNTGIFLFRAGAMRDAFLALQPEIWQGAERALEEATSDLSGIYLPLAVYEQVPSISVDYAIMEKASGIAMVPAGFRWNDLGSWQSLLDIGETDGNGNVVIGDVLAFDTIHSYLRSEGRLLSVIGMKDVAIVATQDATFVAPIAESQNVKKVVERLEQSGRLETRFTPAHDRVLVAGAHRRRVSHWLFEETLPLWSTAGIDRRHGGFHEALDFAGKPLARPKRMRTMARQVYAFAVARARGWQGPADEIIAHGIDFIATRGRSDNGGWVRVLDVDGSVVDPVEDAYDHACVLLALAHAHLSGNPDAERLGRETFSFVDRHLEDERLTGFLEAAGERGVRRSNPHMHLLEAFLAWYDATGERAHLRRASRIIDLFRHRFFDPDSWTVGEYFNDDFTPVAGEKGQWTEPGHHFEWASLLVDFADKTGQSDLVGMARKLYASAVANGLNRSTGLAYGAVSRSGMPLDLVSRSWPQAEAIKAAMALDGAAGPDLKPEVEARVGRLFRWHIDPAPTGLWIDRVDEKGRSVASEVPASIFYHLVFALTRYLDKTEAAG; encoded by the coding sequence ATGGCGGCCAGGATCGTCAGCTATGTGATGAGTGGCGGCGTGGGCTCGCGCTTGTGGCCGCTGTCGCGCGAGGACAATCCGAAGCAGTTCCATGATCTGTCGGGCGGCGGCTCGATGCTGGCGCAGACGTTGCGACGGCTGAAAGCGGGCGGCGACGGCGCATGGCCGGTCTATCTGATCGGCTCCGAGCGCCATGCCGAGCGGCTGCGCAACGATCTGGTCGATATCGAACTGTCGGGCGGGCGGGCGATTTTCGAGCCGGTGGGGCGCAACACTGCGGCGGCGGTGGCGGTTGCCGCGTTGCAGACACTGGCAGCGCATGGCGACGAACTGGTGCTCGTCGTGCCCTCCGACCATGCCATCACTACCGACGCCGACTTCTGGGCGACGGTTGAGGCGGGCGCGGATGCTGCGGCGGCCGGACGGCTGGTCGTTTTCGGTGTCAAGCCTGACCACCCGGAAACCGGCTACGGTTACATCGAGGTGGCGGCAAGCGAAGGCACCGCCAGCGATGTGCTGCGCTTTGTCGAGAAGCCGGACCTCGAGACTGCGCGATCCTACCTAGAGGCGGGGAATTTCTTCTGGAACACCGGCATCTTCCTCTTTCGCGCAGGCGCCATGCGCGACGCTTTTCTGGCATTGCAGCCGGAGATCTGGCAGGGCGCCGAGCGGGCGCTTGAGGAAGCCACCTCCGACCTATCCGGCATCTATCTGCCGCTTGCTGTCTACGAACAGGTACCGTCGATCTCGGTCGACTATGCGATCATGGAGAAGGCGAGCGGCATCGCCATGGTGCCGGCCGGCTTCCGCTGGAACGACCTCGGCTCATGGCAATCGCTGCTCGACATCGGCGAGACTGACGGTAACGGCAACGTCGTCATCGGCGACGTCCTGGCTTTCGATACGATTCATTCCTACCTGCGCTCCGAGGGCCGGCTGCTGTCGGTGATCGGCATGAAGGACGTGGCGATCGTGGCCACCCAGGATGCGACCTTCGTTGCACCGATCGCCGAAAGCCAGAACGTCAAGAAGGTCGTCGAGCGCCTGGAACAGAGCGGCCGGCTCGAAACGCGTTTTACGCCCGCCCATGACCGGGTGCTGGTCGCCGGGGCGCACCGTCGCCGCGTGTCCCACTGGCTGTTCGAGGAGACGCTGCCGCTCTGGTCGACAGCCGGCATAGACCGGCGCCACGGCGGCTTCCACGAAGCGCTCGATTTTGCCGGCAAGCCGCTGGCGCGGCCGAAGCGCATGCGCACCATGGCGCGGCAGGTCTACGCGTTCGCGGTCGCGCGCGCCCGCGGTTGGCAGGGGCCTGCCGACGAGATCATCGCGCACGGCATCGACTTCATCGCGACCAGGGGCCGTAGCGACAATGGTGGCTGGGTGCGGGTGCTCGACGTCGACGGGAGCGTCGTCGACCCTGTCGAAGACGCCTATGACCATGCTTGCGTGCTGCTGGCGCTGGCGCATGCGCATCTGTCGGGCAACCCCGATGCGGAGCGGTTGGGGCGCGAGACCTTCAGCTTCGTCGACCGTCATCTGGAAGACGAGCGCCTGACCGGCTTCCTAGAAGCAGCGGGCGAGCGTGGGGTGCGCCGTTCGAACCCGCATATGCACCTGCTCGAGGCCTTCCTGGCCTGGTACGACGCGACCGGCGAGCGCGCGCATCTGCGCCGCGCGTCGCGCATCATCGACCTCTTTCGTCACCGCTTCTTCGATCCGGACAGCTGGACGGTCGGCGAATATTTCAACGATGATTTCACGCCGGTGGCAGGCGAGAAGGGCCAGTGGACCGAGCCCGGGCATCATTTCGAATGGGCCTCGCTCCTGGTGGATTTCGCCGACAAGACCGGCCAGTCCGATCTCGTCGGCATGGCACGCAAGCTATATGCCTCGGCGGTCGCCAATGGACTCAACCGTTCGACCGGGCTTGCCTATGGGGCGGTGTCACGCAGCGGCATGCCGCTCGATCTCGTGTCGCGTTCCTGGCCGCAGGCGGAAGCCATCAAGGCGGCGATGGCGCTTGACGGCGCGGCGGGGCCGGACCTGAAGCCGGAGGTCGAGGCGCGTGTCGGGCGGCTGTTCCGCTGGCACATCGACCCGGCCCCGACCGGTCTCTGGATCGACAGGGTCGACGAGAAAGGCCGCTCCGTAGCGTCCGAGGTCCCGGCCAGCATCTTCTACCATCTGGTCTTCGCGCTGACGCGTTATCTCGACAAGACCGAAGCCGCCGGCTGA
- the betB gene encoding betaine-aldehyde dehydrogenase gives MKAQPKASHYINGSYVEDDGGPAMEVIYPATGEVIARLHAATGNIVELAIEAARAAQPAWARLRPVERGRILRRAADLLRERNDELARLETLDTGKAIQETLVADPASAAEALEFFGGAVAAFNGDYVDLGGPFAYTRREPLGVCVGIGAWNYPIQGAGWKSGPALAMGNAMVFKPSENTPLSALALAEIFTEAGLPDGLFNVVQGYGDVGSALAGHPVVAKVSLTGSVPTGRKVLAQAGAQMKHATMELGGKSPLIVFDDADLENAVGGAMLANFYSTGQVCSNGTRVFVQKGMHDRFVERLIERTKKIAIGDPLDPETQMGPLINKAQHEKVCGYVEIGKQEGATLAYGGVVPQLQGFERGFFVEPTIFTDVRDDMRIAREEIFGPVMSVFSFDGEAEAISRANDTEFGLSAGVFTRDLPRAHRVIAELQAGTCWINHYNLAPAEIPFGGVKQSGIGRENSLAALSHYSQLKTVYVETGDVDSPY, from the coding sequence ATGAAAGCCCAGCCCAAGGCCTCCCATTACATCAATGGCAGCTATGTCGAGGACGATGGCGGCCCGGCGATGGAGGTGATCTATCCGGCCACGGGCGAGGTGATCGCGCGGCTTCATGCCGCGACCGGCAACATCGTCGAGCTGGCCATCGAGGCAGCTCGCGCCGCGCAGCCGGCTTGGGCGCGGCTGCGCCCGGTCGAACGTGGGCGCATCCTGCGCCGCGCGGCCGATCTCCTGCGCGAACGCAACGACGAGCTGGCGCGGCTCGAAACGCTCGACACCGGCAAGGCGATCCAGGAAACGCTGGTCGCGGACCCCGCCTCGGCCGCCGAGGCGCTCGAATTCTTCGGCGGTGCCGTCGCCGCCTTCAACGGAGACTATGTCGATCTCGGCGGTCCCTTCGCCTACACGCGACGTGAACCGCTCGGCGTGTGTGTGGGCATCGGCGCCTGGAACTATCCGATCCAGGGCGCAGGCTGGAAGTCGGGCCCGGCGCTCGCCATGGGCAACGCCATGGTGTTCAAGCCGTCGGAAAACACACCCCTTTCCGCGCTGGCGCTGGCGGAAATCTTCACCGAGGCCGGGCTGCCGGACGGGCTTTTCAACGTCGTCCAGGGTTATGGCGACGTCGGTAGTGCACTCGCCGGCCATCCGGTGGTGGCCAAGGTCTCACTGACAGGGTCAGTACCGACCGGCCGGAAGGTGCTTGCGCAGGCCGGCGCCCAGATGAAACACGCCACGATGGAACTCGGCGGCAAGTCGCCCCTGATCGTCTTCGACGATGCCGATCTCGAAAACGCGGTCGGCGGCGCCATGCTGGCCAATTTCTACTCGACCGGCCAGGTCTGCTCAAACGGCACGCGGGTCTTCGTGCAGAAGGGGATGCATGACCGGTTTGTTGAGCGGCTGATCGAACGCACCAAGAAGATCGCGATCGGCGACCCGCTCGATCCGGAAACCCAGATGGGGCCGCTGATCAACAAGGCCCAACACGAAAAGGTTTGCGGCTACGTAGAGATCGGCAAACAGGAAGGCGCGACGCTCGCCTATGGCGGCGTCGTGCCGCAATTGCAGGGTTTCGAGCGTGGGTTCTTCGTCGAGCCAACCATCTTCACCGATGTCAGGGACGACATGCGCATCGCACGAGAGGAGATTTTCGGCCCGGTGATGAGCGTGTTTTCGTTCGATGGGGAGGCGGAAGCGATCTCACGCGCCAACGACACCGAGTTCGGGCTGTCAGCCGGCGTCTTCACGCGCGACCTGCCGCGCGCCCACCGCGTCATCGCCGAATTGCAGGCCGGCACCTGCTGGATCAACCACTACAATCTGGCGCCGGCGGAGATTCCTTTCGGCGGCGTCAAGCAGTCCGGTATCGGCCGCGAGAATTCGCTCGCCGCACTCAGCCACTATTCGCAGCTCAAGACGGTCTATGTCGAGACGGGCGACGTCGACAGCCCCTACTGA
- the betA gene encoding choline dehydrogenase, with product MLEADYVIVGSGSAGSALAYRLSEDGRHSVIVIEYGGSDIGPFIQMPSALSIPMNTSFYDWGFSSEPEPHLGNRVLATPRGKVLGGSSSINGMVYVRGHARDFDHWAEEGAAGWSFADVLPYFKRMEHSHGGEEGWRGTEGPLHVQRGRRRNPLYAAFIEAGHQAGFELTDDYNGRKQEGFGAMEQTIHRGRRWSAANAYLRPALKRKNVSLVKGFARRVTIENQRATGVEIEAQGSIQHVKARREVVLAASSINSPKLLMLSGVGPAAQLRDHGIEVIADRPGVGANLQDHLELYIQQEATKPVTLYSVLNPFSKALIGAEWLFFKTGLGATNHFEAAAFVRSKAGVDYPDIQYHFLPAAIRYDGRAAAKTHGFQAHVGPMRSKSRGTVTLRSADPADKPVIRFNYMSHPEDWEDFRHCIRLTRDIFAQPAFDTYRGEEIAPGSDVQSNAQLDDFISEHAESAYHPCGTCRMGRADDPLSVVDPECRVIGVDGLRVADSSIFPRITNGNLNGPSIMTGEKAADHILGRTPLPPSNQEPWINPRWRESDR from the coding sequence ATGCTTGAAGCAGACTATGTCATCGTCGGATCGGGCTCTGCCGGCTCCGCCCTCGCCTACCGGCTGTCGGAAGACGGCAGGCACTCGGTGATCGTCATCGAATATGGCGGCTCCGACATCGGCCCGTTCATCCAGATGCCGTCTGCGCTGTCGATCCCGATGAACACCAGCTTCTACGATTGGGGGTTTTCGAGCGAGCCCGAGCCGCATCTCGGCAACCGCGTTCTCGCCACGCCGCGCGGCAAGGTGCTGGGCGGCTCGTCCTCGATCAACGGCATGGTCTATGTGCGCGGCCACGCTCGCGATTTCGACCACTGGGCCGAGGAAGGCGCGGCCGGCTGGAGCTTCGCCGACGTCCTGCCCTACTTCAAGCGCATGGAGCACAGTCATGGCGGCGAGGAGGGCTGGCGCGGCACCGAGGGGCCGCTGCATGTGCAGCGCGGCCGGCGCCGAAACCCGCTCTACGCCGCCTTCATCGAGGCCGGACACCAGGCCGGTTTCGAGCTCACGGACGACTATAACGGCCGCAAGCAGGAGGGTTTCGGCGCGATGGAGCAGACCATCCATCGCGGCCGGCGCTGGTCGGCCGCAAACGCCTATCTGCGGCCGGCGCTGAAACGCAAGAATGTGAGTCTCGTCAAGGGCTTCGCGCGGCGAGTGACCATCGAGAATCAACGCGCGACCGGGGTCGAGATCGAAGCTCAGGGATCGATTCAACACGTTAAGGCAAGACGCGAGGTCGTGCTCGCGGCGTCGTCGATCAATTCGCCAAAGCTGCTCATGCTCTCGGGCGTCGGGCCAGCCGCTCAACTGCGCGACCACGGTATCGAGGTGATCGCCGACCGGCCCGGCGTCGGCGCCAACCTGCAGGACCATCTCGAGCTCTACATCCAGCAGGAGGCGACCAAGCCGGTCACACTCTACTCCGTACTGAACCCGTTCTCGAAGGCGCTGATCGGCGCCGAGTGGCTGTTCTTCAAGACCGGTCTGGGGGCCACCAACCATTTCGAGGCGGCCGCCTTCGTGCGCTCGAAGGCAGGCGTCGACTACCCTGATATACAGTACCATTTCCTGCCGGCGGCGATCCGCTACGACGGCAGGGCGGCCGCCAAGACGCACGGCTTCCAGGCCCATGTCGGCCCGATGCGCTCGAAGTCGCGCGGGACCGTAACGCTCCGTTCGGCCGACCCCGCCGACAAGCCGGTGATCCGTTTCAACTACATGTCGCACCCCGAGGATTGGGAGGATTTCCGTCACTGCATCCGGCTGACGCGGGACATCTTCGCGCAGCCGGCCTTCGACACCTATCGCGGCGAGGAGATCGCTCCGGGCAGTGATGTCCAGAGCAACGCGCAGCTCGACGACTTCATCAGCGAGCACGCCGAAAGCGCCTACCATCCCTGCGGAACCTGCCGCATGGGACGGGCCGACGATCCGCTGTCCGTCGTCGATCCGGAGTGCCGGGTGATCGGCGTCGACGGTCTGCGGGTGGCCGACTCGTCGATCTTCCCGCGCATCACCAACGGCAATCTCAACGGGCCGTCGATCATGACCGGCGAGAAGGCGGCCGACCACATTCTCGGGCGCACGCCGCTGCCGCCATCCAACCAGGAACCCTGGATCAACCCGCGCTGGCGCGAGAGCGACCGGTGA
- a CDS encoding threonine/serine dehydratase, translating into MSLSIVPDLGQLQDAYAVTSKATQITPLLASAALARETGAARVFVKPESLQWAGSFKVRGAYWRLKQLTADEARRGVVAYSSGNFAQGLSAAGQALGIPVTIVMPVDAPAAKREATAGYGARVVLTEHGERAREEVAAEKAAAIADEEGLMLLHPFDDPLIVAGQAGAGLEALDQLAAGKAQADILLCPVGGGGLIGGVSLAFHYLSPATQIFAVEPQGFDGMGRSLTHGEIETMPIGPSTICDGLMARKPGAAPFAAVTAAGVRGLSVSDAAVRRAMKIAFEKMKLVLEPSGAASLAALLDGHLDVAGKTVLVVATGGNVSLADFARHVGDA; encoded by the coding sequence ATGTCCCTTAGCATCGTTCCCGACCTCGGCCAGTTGCAGGACGCCTACGCGGTCACGTCGAAGGCGACCCAGATCACGCCATTGTTGGCATCGGCCGCCCTTGCCCGGGAGACCGGCGCAGCGCGTGTCTTCGTAAAGCCGGAATCGCTGCAATGGGCCGGCTCGTTCAAGGTTCGCGGCGCCTATTGGCGGCTGAAGCAGCTCACCGCCGACGAAGCGCGGCGCGGGGTCGTCGCCTACTCGTCCGGCAATTTCGCGCAAGGGCTGTCCGCCGCCGGCCAGGCGCTCGGCATTCCGGTGACCATCGTCATGCCCGTCGACGCGCCTGCCGCCAAGCGCGAGGCAACGGCCGGCTACGGCGCCCGCGTGGTGCTGACCGAGCATGGCGAACGGGCGCGCGAGGAGGTGGCGGCGGAGAAGGCCGCGGCGATCGCCGACGAGGAAGGGCTGATGCTCCTGCATCCCTTCGACGATCCGCTGATCGTCGCCGGCCAGGCTGGTGCCGGTCTCGAAGCGCTCGACCAGCTTGCGGCCGGCAAGGCGCAGGCCGACATCCTGCTTTGCCCGGTCGGCGGCGGCGGGCTGATCGGTGGCGTCTCGCTCGCCTTCCACTACCTCTCGCCGGCCACGCAGATCTTCGCTGTCGAACCGCAAGGCTTTGACGGCATGGGCCGGTCGCTCACGCACGGCGAGATCGAGACGATGCCGATCGGGCCGAGCACGATCTGCGACGGGCTGATGGCGCGCAAGCCTGGCGCCGCCCCGTTCGCAGCGGTAACGGCGGCGGGCGTGCGTGGCCTTTCGGTTTCGGATGCCGCCGTTCGTCGCGCGATGAAGATTGCCTTCGAGAAGATGAAACTGGTCCTGGAACCGTCAGGTGCGGCGTCGCTGGCCGCTCTGCTTGACGGCCATCTCGACGTTGCCGGCAAGACAGTCCTCGTCGTCGCCACCGGCGGCAATGTCTCGCTCGCCGACTTCGCGAGGCATGTCGGCGATGCTTGA
- the betC gene encoding choline-sulfatase codes for MNRRPNILIIMVDQLNGTLFPDGPADFLHAPHLKALAARSARFANNYTASPLCAPGRASFMSGQLPSRTRVYDNAAEFASSIPTYAHHLRAAGYHTCLSGKMHFVGPDQLHGFEERLTTDIYPADFGWTPDYRKPGERIDWWYHNLGSVTGAGVAEISNQMEYDDEVCFHGVQKLYEHARASDDPARRPWCLTVSFTHPHDPYVARRQYWDLYEDCPALEPQVAHIPENEQDPHSQRLYLASDYAAFEIRTEHVRRSRRAYFANISYLDDKVGELIDTLDRTRMLDDTIILFCSDHGDMLGERGLWFKMSFFEGSARVPLMVAGPGIGAGRLDVPVSNLDILPTLCDLAGADMEAIMPWTDGQSLVPVLGGGERTEPVLMEYAAEGSYAPLVAIREGRFKFVHCELDPPQLFDLEADPLEKDNLAGLPEYASDVAGFMEEVRARWNMAAFDAEVRESQARRWVIYPALRNGAYYPWDFQPLRQASERYMRNHMDLNVLEEEKRFPRGE; via the coding sequence GTGAACAGGCGACCGAATATCCTTATCATCATGGTCGACCAGCTCAACGGGACGCTGTTCCCCGACGGCCCGGCCGATTTCCTGCACGCGCCACACCTGAAGGCGCTGGCCGCGCGCTCGGCGCGTTTTGCCAACAACTACACCGCCTCGCCTCTCTGCGCGCCGGGGCGGGCATCGTTCATGAGTGGGCAACTGCCGTCGCGCACCCGCGTCTACGACAACGCGGCCGAGTTCGCCTCCTCGATCCCAACCTACGCCCACCATCTGCGCGCGGCGGGCTATCACACCTGCCTGTCCGGAAAGATGCATTTTGTCGGCCCCGACCAGTTGCATGGCTTCGAGGAGCGGCTCACGACCGACATCTATCCAGCCGATTTCGGCTGGACACCCGATTATCGCAAGCCGGGCGAGCGCATCGACTGGTGGTACCACAATCTCGGCTCTGTCACCGGCGCCGGCGTGGCCGAAATCTCCAACCAGATGGAGTATGACGACGAGGTCTGCTTCCACGGCGTCCAGAAGCTCTACGAACATGCCCGCGCCTCCGATGACCCGGCGCGGCGCCCCTGGTGCCTGACCGTCTCCTTCACCCATCCGCACGATCCTTACGTCGCGCGGCGGCAATACTGGGATCTCTACGAGGACTGCCCGGCGCTCGAGCCGCAGGTGGCACACATCCCAGAAAACGAGCAAGATCCGCATTCGCAACGGCTCTATCTTGCCAGCGACTACGCCGCCTTCGAAATCCGCACGGAACATGTCCGTCGCTCGCGGCGCGCCTACTTCGCCAACATCTCCTACCTCGACGACAAGGTCGGCGAGCTGATCGACACGCTCGACCGCACCAGGATGCTCGACGACACGATCATCCTGTTCTGCTCCGACCATGGCGACATGCTCGGCGAGCGCGGGCTGTGGTTCAAGATGTCGTTCTTCGAGGGTTCCGCGCGTGTACCGCTGATGGTGGCGGGACCCGGCATCGGAGCCGGTCGCCTCGACGTGCCTGTCTCAAACCTCGACATCCTGCCCACCCTTTGCGACCTCGCCGGCGCGGACATGGAAGCCATCATGCCGTGGACGGATGGACAGTCGCTGGTGCCGGTTCTGGGCGGCGGCGAGCGCACTGAACCGGTGTTGATGGAGTATGCCGCGGAAGGTTCCTATGCGCCGTTGGTCGCGATCCGCGAGGGCCGGTTCAAGTTCGTGCATTGCGAACTCGATCCGCCGCAACTCTTCGATCTTGAGGCCGACCCGCTCGAGAAGGACAATCTCGCCGGGCTCCCGGAATATGCATCCGATGTCGCAGGCTTCATGGAAGAAGTGCGGGCGCGCTGGAACATGGCCGCCTTCGACGCCGAGGTGCGCGAGAGCCAGGCGCGGCGCTGGGTCATCTATCCCGCCCTCCGGAACGGCGCCTACTATCCGTGGGACTTCCAGCCGCTGCGGCAGGCCTCCGAGCGCTACATGCGCAACCATATGGACCTGAACGTGCTTGAGGAAGAAAAGCGCTTCCCGAGGGGCGAATGA
- the betI gene encoding transcriptional regulator BetI yields the protein MPRIGMEPVRRKALIDAAIAAIGARGSLDVTMSEIAGIAGVSPALAHHYFGAKDDLLQATMRHLLSEFGRDGRDALAGAKTPRDRISAIIAISFSQTQFQPETIAAWLAFYVEAQRSPAMRRLLKVYARRLNSNLMSGLGPLMERSRAERVAEGVAAMIDGLYIRRALKEGAPNAASAIALVENYVETMLAAGDAAP from the coding sequence ATGCCCAGGATCGGAATGGAACCGGTGCGCCGCAAGGCGCTGATCGACGCCGCCATTGCGGCAATCGGCGCACGCGGTTCGCTCGACGTGACCATGTCGGAGATCGCCGGGATCGCGGGTGTCTCGCCAGCCCTCGCGCATCATTATTTTGGTGCCAAGGACGACCTGCTGCAGGCCACCATGCGGCATCTGCTGTCCGAATTCGGCCGCGACGGCCGTGATGCGCTGGCCGGGGCGAAAACGCCTCGCGATCGCATCTCGGCCATCATTGCCATCAGCTTTTCGCAGACGCAGTTCCAGCCCGAGACCATTGCCGCATGGCTTGCCTTCTATGTCGAGGCGCAACGCTCGCCGGCTATGCGTCGGCTTTTGAAGGTCTATGCGCGGCGCCTCAACTCGAACCTGATGAGCGGGCTCGGTCCTCTGATGGAGCGCTCCCGGGCCGAGCGCGTCGCCGAGGGCGTCGCCGCGATGATCGACGGGCTTTACATCCGCCGCGCGCTCAAGGAAGGCGCCCCCAACGCCGCCAGCGCCATCGCGCTGGTCGAGAACTATGTCGAAACCATGCTGGCTGCCGGAGACGCTGCCCCGTGA